One part of the Flavobacterium johnsoniae UW101 genome encodes these proteins:
- a CDS encoding helix-turn-helix domain-containing protein translates to MKTIDKLEAELVDRIYKLFLVKYAGNKSSFAKASNCTETTVRRVLRNEQGITINLLIRMAEALDTTSTELLKDLDLKNEGYK, encoded by the coding sequence ATGAAGACGATTGATAAATTAGAAGCGGAATTAGTCGATAGAATTTATAAACTTTTCCTAGTGAAATACGCAGGAAACAAGAGCAGTTTTGCCAAAGCAAGTAACTGCACAGAAACTACAGTAAGAAGGGTTCTTAGAAATGAACAAGGAATTACTATAAACCTTCTCATTAGAATGGCGGAAGCGCTTGATACAACTTCTACTGAACTTTTAAAAGATTTGGATCTTAAAAATGAGGGATATAAATAA
- a CDS encoding TonB-dependent receptor → MKYFKPKTLRFLMTISFVFTFLTMSAQQNGKIKGTITTSDGEQAAGVNIILKNSKYWAVSDESGNFEFNRIKPNTYTLQVSLTGYETLESEVIVAESETTTVNLQLKVSNKELKEVVINNKKSILSKKTDYVARMPLTNLENPQVYNVIHKELLLEQVSVDIKSAVQNSPGAVPVTYPSGGVAVTFRGFTTGINARNGMETSTNRSSTDLANVERIEILKGPSGTLFGSTISSFGGVVNLVTKKPFETTATEVSYTTGSFNLNRFTADINTPLNEEKTVLFRINAAVNREKSFLDYGFNNTVAVTPSLTFKANEKLTFNIDAEYISSNNTRRTYHRYDAASGITNPGDLKIDYKKSLFYDDNDAKTSANKVFAQAEYQISENWKSTTLFSFMGENVDRSYQTYTLWLNPYQAARRVGNWGPIYDNYTNIQQNINGQFATGSIKHKLLVGANYNFNKSGFSSGATAYIDTIDVRTPFDPMRRKTVDATLKQTAYPVTTNKTFSVYASDVINFTERLSAMLSLRLDNYKLDTVEGTEGYNQTALSPKLGLVYQVVKDQVSIFGNYMNGFQNSPPATQPDATRLILDPVYAVQYEAGVKVEAFNKKLSTTLSYYNIKIDNAVQYDNNGFAYQNGEQVSKGFDFELIANPINGFNIIVGYAFNDNTIPATGKKAVGAPENVANFWTTYTLQNTVKGLGAGFGINYVGKSYMFDDNVFYIPSYTTANATVFYDQPTWRVGLKFNNLSNEKYWDFYGNSQAPTNFLVNLTLKF, encoded by the coding sequence ATGAAATATTTTAAGCCGAAAACATTACGTTTTCTAATGACAATTAGTTTTGTCTTTACGTTCTTAACCATGTCTGCACAGCAAAATGGAAAAATTAAAGGAACCATCACAACTTCAGATGGTGAACAAGCTGCCGGAGTAAATATCATATTAAAAAACTCAAAATACTGGGCAGTTTCTGATGAGAGCGGAAATTTTGAATTTAACAGAATAAAACCCAACACTTATACTTTACAAGTTTCTTTAACAGGATACGAAACCCTGGAAAGTGAAGTAATTGTTGCCGAAAGCGAAACAACTACTGTAAATCTGCAGTTAAAAGTTTCTAACAAAGAATTAAAAGAGGTTGTCATAAACAACAAAAAAAGCATTTTGTCTAAAAAAACAGATTATGTTGCCAGAATGCCTTTAACAAATCTGGAAAATCCACAAGTTTATAACGTTATACATAAAGAACTTCTTTTAGAGCAGGTTTCTGTAGATATTAAAAGTGCAGTACAGAACTCACCCGGAGCAGTTCCTGTTACGTATCCTTCAGGAGGTGTTGCTGTAACTTTTAGAGGATTTACTACTGGAATTAATGCCAGAAATGGTATGGAAACCTCAACTAACCGTTCTTCTACTGATCTTGCTAACGTAGAAAGAATTGAGATTTTAAAAGGTCCATCCGGAACTTTATTTGGTTCTACTATTTCATCTTTTGGAGGTGTTGTAAACCTTGTTACCAAAAAACCTTTTGAAACAACTGCAACAGAGGTTTCTTATACTACGGGAAGTTTTAACTTAAATCGCTTTACTGCAGATATTAACACACCTTTAAATGAAGAAAAAACGGTATTATTTAGAATAAATGCTGCAGTTAACAGAGAAAAAAGCTTTTTAGATTATGGCTTCAATAATACGGTTGCCGTTACTCCAAGTTTAACTTTTAAAGCAAACGAAAAACTTACTTTTAATATCGATGCTGAATACATCAGTTCAAACAATACCAGACGTACTTATCATAGATATGATGCTGCTTCCGGAATTACAAACCCTGGTGATTTGAAAATTGACTACAAAAAATCATTATTCTATGATGATAATGATGCTAAAACTTCTGCAAATAAAGTTTTCGCTCAGGCAGAATATCAAATATCAGAAAATTGGAAATCTACTACTCTATTCTCTTTTATGGGAGAAAACGTAGATCGTAGTTATCAGACTTATACGCTTTGGTTAAACCCATACCAAGCGGCAAGAAGAGTTGGAAACTGGGGACCTATTTATGACAATTACACTAATATTCAGCAAAATATTAACGGCCAGTTTGCAACAGGCAGTATTAAACATAAACTATTAGTTGGTGCAAATTACAATTTTAATAAAAGCGGATTCTCTTCTGGAGCAACAGCGTATATTGATACTATAGACGTGAGAACTCCTTTTGATCCTATGAGAAGAAAAACGGTAGATGCTACATTAAAACAAACTGCATATCCAGTTACTACCAATAAGACTTTTAGCGTTTACGCTTCGGATGTTATTAATTTTACTGAAAGATTATCAGCAATGCTTAGTTTACGTTTAGACAACTATAAACTAGATACTGTTGAAGGTACAGAAGGTTACAATCAAACGGCATTATCTCCAAAATTAGGATTAGTGTATCAGGTTGTTAAAGATCAGGTTTCGATCTTTGGAAATTACATGAACGGATTTCAAAATTCGCCTCCTGCTACACAACCAGATGCTACTAGATTGATTTTAGATCCAGTATATGCCGTACAATATGAAGCTGGTGTTAAGGTTGAAGCATTCAATAAAAAATTAAGTACTACTTTAAGTTATTATAATATCAAAATTGACAATGCAGTACAATATGACAATAATGGTTTTGCTTATCAAAATGGAGAACAAGTCAGTAAAGGTTTTGACTTTGAATTAATTGCTAATCCAATTAACGGTTTTAACATTATTGTCGGATATGCTTTTAATGACAATACAATTCCTGCTACTGGCAAAAAAGCTGTTGGAGCTCCAGAAAACGTTGCAAATTTCTGGACAACTTATACCTTACAAAACACTGTAAAAGGTTTAGGAGCTGGATTTGGAATTAATTATGTTGGAAAAAGTTATATGTTTGATGACAATGTTTTTTACATTCCTTCTTATACTACGGCAAATGCTACTGTATTTTACGATCAGCCTACCTGGAGAGTCGGACTTAAATTCAACAATCTTTCAAACGAAAAATACTGGGATTTTTATGGAAACTCTCAAGCTCCAACAAACTTCTTAGTGAATTTGACATTAAAATTCTAA
- a CDS encoding DUF5995 family protein yields MKQAKNINEVILLLDQIIEKSKIDQSNLGLFAILYREVTVRVKEGIQNGSFQNGERMEKLDVIFANRYLKAYYEYQAKEKPSECWGFAFEQADKFWPIVLQHLLLGMNAHINLDLGIASAEICTVEDIKDLQADFDKINAILSNLVGGVEKCLIKIWPTLTWILKFTGKIDTFFIDFSMETARNGAWKFANEFVAVPENEREACIQLRDQRITEIARLVSNPGYFVSAVFKFIRLFERGTIAQKIIDMQIAEQNNVECVAA; encoded by the coding sequence ATGAAACAAGCCAAAAATATAAACGAAGTAATTCTGTTATTAGATCAAATAATAGAAAAATCAAAAATAGACCAAAGCAATTTAGGTTTATTTGCTATTCTGTACCGTGAAGTTACCGTAAGAGTAAAAGAAGGCATACAGAATGGTTCTTTTCAAAATGGCGAGCGAATGGAAAAACTCGACGTTATTTTTGCCAACAGATATCTAAAAGCCTATTATGAATATCAGGCCAAAGAAAAACCATCAGAATGCTGGGGATTTGCCTTTGAACAAGCCGATAAATTTTGGCCTATAGTATTGCAGCATTTACTTTTGGGAATGAATGCTCATATTAACCTTGACTTGGGAATTGCCTCGGCAGAAATTTGCACAGTTGAAGATATAAAGGATTTACAAGCCGACTTTGATAAAATAAATGCCATTTTGAGCAATTTGGTTGGCGGTGTCGAAAAATGCCTAATCAAAATTTGGCCGACACTTACGTGGATATTAAAATTTACTGGAAAAATAGATACTTTTTTTATTGATTTCAGCATGGAAACGGCAAGAAACGGAGCTTGGAAATTTGCCAACGAATTTGTAGCTGTTCCCGAAAATGAAAGAGAAGCCTGCATACAGTTGAGAGACCAAAGAATTACAGAAATCGCCCGACTGGTTTCGAACCCCGGATATTTTGTGAGCGCTGTTTTTAAATTCATCCGTTTATTTGAAAGAGGAACGATCGCTCAAAAAATAATTGATATGCAGATTGCCGAACAAAATAATGTGGAATGTGTTGCTGCGTGA
- a CDS encoding GreA/GreB family elongation factor — translation MSQNNIILTTGTYDLIKDHVRRKKVTPQEEELLLSELKHATQVLRKNLPEDVVSVNRKVTYKDHNTNQEKTILLVGPEKVKVSKNKISVLSDEGIAMVGYKVGDLIEWPAKKGHLKLEILKVEAEA, via the coding sequence ATGTCACAAAATAATATCATTTTAACAACAGGAACATATGATTTAATTAAAGACCACGTAAGAAGAAAAAAAGTTACACCGCAGGAAGAAGAACTTTTATTGAGCGAACTAAAACATGCAACGCAGGTATTGAGAAAAAACCTTCCCGAAGATGTTGTTTCGGTAAACCGAAAAGTAACTTACAAAGACCATAATACTAACCAGGAAAAAACAATTCTTTTGGTTGGTCCCGAAAAAGTAAAAGTGAGCAAAAACAAGATTTCGGTTCTTTCAGACGAAGGTATTGCAATGGTTGGTTATAAAGTAGGAGATCTTATAGAATGGCCTGCTAAAAAAGGGCATTTAAAATTAGAAATTTTAAAAGTAGAAGCAGAGGCATAA
- a CDS encoding PhzF family phenazine biosynthesis protein translates to MKTYFVDSFTNEKFKGNPAAVCLPNIELDAESMQSIAAEIGFSETAFIKQIKDNTYSIRFFSPKTEIPLCGHATLASSKILFSTTSFESIKFININNVELFIEKEADKIKMQFPVYETEETEVPQKLLDALGVSEILEKRYSPNNKIILLEIESARKLADLKPDFTALVNSHTGINGVLLTAISDNENFDFHYRYFWPWAGTDEDPVTGGVQTFLTKYWAKKLNKTKLNAFQSSLRTGTMSTELVQDKVYILGEAVIVLEGNFIL, encoded by the coding sequence ATGAAGACTTATTTTGTTGACTCATTTACGAATGAAAAATTTAAAGGAAATCCAGCAGCAGTTTGTCTTCCCAATATAGAATTAGATGCAGAAAGCATGCAGAGTATTGCTGCAGAAATTGGATTTTCGGAAACGGCTTTTATAAAACAAATAAAAGATAATACATACAGTATTCGATTTTTTAGCCCAAAAACCGAAATTCCGTTATGCGGGCATGCGACATTGGCTTCTTCTAAAATTCTTTTCAGCACTACTTCATTTGAGAGCATAAAATTTATTAATATCAATAATGTTGAATTGTTTATTGAGAAAGAAGCTGATAAAATAAAAATGCAGTTTCCGGTTTATGAAACAGAAGAAACTGAGGTGCCTCAAAAACTGCTCGATGCACTTGGAGTTTCTGAAATTCTGGAAAAAAGATACAGCCCAAACAATAAAATAATTTTACTTGAAATTGAAAGCGCCCGCAAACTGGCAGATTTAAAACCCGATTTTACAGCTTTGGTCAATTCGCATACCGGAATAAACGGGGTTTTGTTAACTGCAATTTCAGACAACGAAAATTTCGATTTCCATTACCGATATTTCTGGCCTTGGGCAGGAACTGACGAAGATCCTGTAACGGGAGGCGTTCAAACTTTTTTGACAAAATATTGGGCCAAAAAACTGAATAAAACAAAACTAAATGCCTTTCAATCTTCTTTAAGAACCGGAACTATGAGTACAGAACTTGTACAAGACAAAGTTTACATTCTTGGAGAAGCAGTGATTGTTCTGGAAGGCAATTTTATTTTATAA
- a CDS encoding DUF6265 family protein, protein MKSKHILFPSILILTFAILTSCKKETKPETPAKIYSKLAKAEWFIGEWRNKSADGELTERWKKENDSVYLGESYFVVGQNDTVFAEHVRLEEANGKLAYIVTVPGQNQELPVSFEMTSAADNQIVFENPKHDYPNKIIYNLVEKDSLIAEISGLKKGKPYTEKFIMKKR, encoded by the coding sequence ATGAAATCAAAACACATTCTATTTCCCTCAATTTTGATTTTAACTTTTGCAATTCTAACCTCTTGCAAAAAAGAAACTAAACCAGAAACTCCCGCAAAAATCTATTCTAAACTTGCAAAAGCCGAATGGTTTATTGGCGAATGGAGAAATAAATCGGCAGATGGTGAACTTACGGAACGATGGAAAAAAGAAAATGATTCGGTTTATTTAGGAGAATCCTATTTTGTTGTGGGACAAAATGATACCGTTTTTGCAGAACACGTACGTCTTGAGGAAGCAAACGGAAAATTAGCTTATATAGTAACAGTTCCGGGGCAGAATCAAGAATTGCCCGTAAGTTTTGAAATGACCTCGGCTGCAGATAATCAGATTGTTTTTGAAAACCCAAAACACGATTATCCAAATAAAATCATTTACAATCTGGTTGAGAAAGATTCGCTAATAGCAGAAATTTCAGGTTTGAAAAAAGGCAAACCTTATACCGAGAAATTTATTATGAAAAAGCGATAA
- a CDS encoding SRPBCC family protein, giving the protein MENFDWTSFTKKIPVKAKLSNIYNAWTIAGELEKWFLEKVSFFDANQEVIGKNQNVLEGSTYEWLWFLYDDAMLGKITSANGKDHLQFTFEGTCLVDINLSETNGYTIVELRHHDIPTDDNSKKYIRLGCSNGWHFYLTNLKSVYEGGLDLRNKDNSLDPMINN; this is encoded by the coding sequence ATGGAAAACTTCGACTGGACATCATTTACCAAAAAAATACCCGTTAAAGCTAAACTCAGTAACATTTATAATGCCTGGACAATTGCAGGTGAATTAGAAAAATGGTTTCTCGAAAAAGTATCTTTTTTTGATGCAAATCAGGAAGTTATTGGCAAAAACCAAAACGTGTTAGAAGGCAGTACTTATGAATGGCTTTGGTTTTTGTATGATGATGCCATGTTGGGAAAAATTACTTCTGCCAACGGAAAAGACCATTTGCAGTTTACTTTTGAAGGAACTTGTCTGGTTGATATCAATTTGAGTGAAACAAATGGTTACACAATAGTTGAACTTCGTCATCATGATATTCCAACAGATGATAATTCGAAAAAATACATTAGACTGGGCTGTTCAAACGGCTGGCATTTTTATCTCACCAATCTTAAATCGGTTTACGAAGGCGGTTTAGATTTACGAAACAAGGATAACAGTTTAGACCCAATGATTAACAATTAG
- a CDS encoding DUF6934 family protein, translating into MNIAKYELLTNTDVTLFRFKSKGINGEIDKGIVYKPTKNNTIYNLGFGDLVFDQIQKEFIINDLIVSDNGDRNKVLATVAESAYIFSERYPERKIFFKGSTKSRTRLYRRAISLNLRELSKTFHIFGTIEDENGNIFNAPFDSNGDFYGFIIKRK; encoded by the coding sequence ATGAATATTGCAAAATATGAATTACTTACAAATACTGATGTTACACTATTTAGATTTAAGAGTAAGGGAATTAATGGCGAAATAGACAAAGGTATCGTTTATAAACCTACAAAAAATAATACAATATATAATTTAGGTTTTGGAGATTTAGTTTTTGATCAAATCCAAAAAGAATTTATAATTAACGATTTAATTGTAAGTGATAATGGGGATCGCAATAAAGTTCTAGCTACAGTTGCTGAATCTGCTTATATTTTTTCAGAAAGATATCCTGAAAGGAAAATCTTTTTTAAAGGCAGTACTAAAAGCAGAACGCGCTTATACAGGAGAGCTATATCACTAAATTTGAGAGAATTATCAAAAACATTTCATATCTTTGGAACAATAGAAGATGAAAATGGAAACATATTCAACGCTCCTTTTGATTCAAATGGTGATTTTTATGGATTTATTATTAAAAGAAAATAA
- a CDS encoding DNA topoisomerase 3, whose amino-acid sequence MKVCIAEKPSVAREIASVLGANTKHDGYYEGNGYAVTYTFGHLCTLKEPNDYKPHWKSWDLNNLPMLPEKFETKVVQNSGIQKQFKIIKTLFDKAELVINCGDAGQEGELIQRWVMNEAHYKGEIKRLWISSLTTEAIKEGFDNLKPSENYDNLFYAGFSRAIGDWLLGMNATRLYTVKHGGYKQVLSIGRVQTPTLAMVVDRFKEIENFKPQPYWELQTLYRETLFSYEEGRFLKKEDGEILAEKVKESDFEIVSVDKKNGNEYAPKLFDLTGLQVYCNQKFGFSAEETLKIAQTLYEQKAITYPRVDTTFLPGDIYPKVPGILQKLTNYSHLTEPLLGKKIKKSPKVFNDKKVTDHHAIIPTGIEINLPYNQQQVYDIIVKRFLAVFYDDCLVANTTVIGKAADVTFKATGKEILKKGFRVVFEDPNAKEKEPDLLPSFVVGEKGPHEPSFLQKETKPPNHFTEATLLRAMETAGKQVDDEDLRELMKENGIGRPSTRANIIETLFKRQYIVRNKKQVLPTTTGIQLIDTIQNELIKSAELTGSWEKQLKDIEKGTFTAAAFIRNMKRMVEALVTEVRSETRHANISHAATIQKPAVKAEKKKAAGILAETCPKCQKGNFIKGKSAFGCSEYKSGCDFVLPYGFHDKKITESQYLRLVQKGSTVNIKGFKTDAGTVEGLIRFEENYKLKLEPKKTYIKKTTKETASDSLSCPKCKKGNILKGKTAYGCSEYKSGCDFKVTFDEVRAKLQDQKPTKELVYSILEGSV is encoded by the coding sequence ATGAAGGTATGTATTGCTGAGAAACCAAGTGTAGCACGTGAAATCGCATCTGTTTTGGGCGCCAATACCAAGCACGACGGATATTACGAAGGGAACGGATATGCCGTAACCTACACTTTTGGGCATTTATGCACCTTAAAAGAACCTAACGATTACAAACCGCACTGGAAAAGCTGGGATTTAAACAATCTGCCCATGCTTCCTGAAAAATTCGAAACCAAAGTTGTTCAGAATTCGGGAATCCAGAAACAGTTTAAAATCATCAAAACACTTTTTGATAAAGCCGAATTAGTCATAAACTGCGGGGATGCCGGGCAAGAAGGAGAATTAATCCAGCGCTGGGTAATGAACGAAGCGCATTACAAAGGCGAAATAAAACGTTTATGGATTTCTTCCTTAACCACCGAAGCCATAAAAGAAGGTTTTGACAACCTGAAACCTTCTGAAAACTATGATAATTTATTCTACGCCGGATTTTCGAGAGCCATTGGCGACTGGCTTCTAGGGATGAATGCAACTCGTTTGTATACCGTAAAACATGGCGGTTACAAACAAGTTTTGTCTATTGGACGCGTACAAACACCAACACTGGCAATGGTTGTAGACCGATTTAAAGAAATCGAAAACTTTAAACCGCAGCCGTATTGGGAATTGCAGACTTTATACAGAGAAACGCTTTTTAGTTATGAAGAAGGGCGTTTTCTAAAAAAAGAAGACGGAGAAATTCTGGCTGAAAAAGTAAAGGAAAGTGATTTTGAAATTGTTTCTGTTGATAAAAAAAACGGAAACGAATATGCTCCAAAACTATTTGACTTGACAGGTTTACAGGTGTATTGCAACCAAAAATTTGGATTTTCGGCAGAAGAAACGCTTAAAATTGCGCAGACTTTATACGAACAAAAAGCCATTACTTATCCCAGAGTTGATACCACTTTTCTGCCTGGAGATATTTATCCAAAAGTACCAGGGATTCTGCAAAAACTGACTAATTATAGTCATTTAACAGAACCGCTTTTAGGAAAAAAAATTAAAAAATCGCCTAAAGTTTTCAACGACAAAAAAGTAACAGATCACCATGCAATTATTCCAACCGGAATAGAAATTAATCTGCCTTATAATCAGCAGCAAGTTTACGATATAATTGTAAAACGTTTTCTTGCTGTATTTTACGACGATTGTCTTGTTGCCAACACAACTGTAATTGGAAAAGCTGCCGACGTAACTTTTAAAGCGACAGGAAAAGAAATCTTAAAGAAAGGTTTCCGTGTGGTTTTTGAAGATCCGAATGCGAAAGAAAAAGAACCGGATTTACTGCCGAGTTTTGTTGTGGGGGAAAAAGGACCGCATGAACCTTCATTTCTTCAAAAAGAAACCAAACCGCCTAATCATTTTACCGAAGCAACTTTGCTGCGTGCCATGGAAACCGCAGGAAAACAAGTAGACGACGAAGATTTACGCGAATTGATGAAAGAAAACGGAATTGGTCGTCCGTCTACACGAGCGAACATTATCGAAACGCTTTTTAAACGTCAGTATATTGTTCGAAATAAAAAACAGGTTTTACCAACTACAACAGGAATTCAGTTGATTGATACGATTCAGAATGAATTGATAAAATCGGCTGAGCTTACAGGTTCGTGGGAAAAGCAATTGAAAGATATCGAAAAAGGTACTTTTACAGCAGCTGCTTTTATCAGAAACATGAAACGCATGGTCGAAGCTTTGGTTACCGAAGTACGAAGTGAAACCAGACACGCCAATATTTCGCATGCTGCAACGATCCAGAAACCAGCTGTAAAAGCGGAGAAAAAGAAAGCCGCAGGAATTTTGGCAGAAACTTGTCCGAAATGCCAGAAAGGAAATTTTATAAAAGGGAAATCGGCTTTTGGGTGTTCTGAATATAAATCGGGATGCGATTTTGTACTTCCTTATGGTTTTCATGATAAAAAAATTACCGAAAGCCAATATTTACGATTAGTTCAAAAAGGCTCAACCGTAAACATAAAAGGTTTTAAAACCGATGCCGGAACAGTTGAAGGTTTAATTCGTTTTGAAGAGAATTACAAACTTAAACTTGAGCCTAAAAAAACGTATATAAAAAAGACAACTAAGGAAACAGCATCAGATTCTTTATCCTGCCCAAAATGCAAAAAAGGAAACATCTTAAAAGGAAAAACCGCTTACGGATGTTCTGAATATAAATCGGGTTGTGATTTTAAAGTTACTTTTGATGAAGTCCGCGCAAAACTTCAAGATCAAAAACCAACAAAGGAATTGGTCTACTCTATTTTAGAGGGAAGCGTTTAG
- a CDS encoding MFS transporter produces MILPFFKKIQNTPRGYRIANTVFFFLSGFGYSSWVSRIPHIQAQLHLSEAEFGAVLFAFPIGLMLTMPFTGKLLNKYSSRYIMLLGAVMFNVALSLPGLAAFVWQLVIILLFFGASRNIFNLSINAQSLEVQKLYPKSIITRFHAVWSIAVFSGAGLGYVMVTQKIAPSHHLLGVSIFMLALTACFYPMSIHNEPVPVKKKFFSMPEKNLIKFALICFVSMACENTMYDWSGIYFENILKASPKLTSAAFVFFASAVTLGRIFGDYGVMKFGTKKILLYSGILITAGFGLCFILPYAYPTIFGYVLIGFGVSCVVPLVFSIAGRSSKLSSGSALTSISTIGYLGFLLVPPMVGFISEYLSMKWAFLIMALLGIVMIFMVNKIGENE; encoded by the coding sequence ATGATTTTACCTTTTTTCAAAAAGATTCAAAACACGCCTAGAGGGTATCGAATAGCAAATACTGTATTTTTCTTTCTTTCTGGTTTTGGTTATTCTTCATGGGTTTCCAGAATTCCGCATATCCAAGCACAGCTGCATTTATCTGAAGCTGAATTTGGAGCTGTTTTATTTGCTTTTCCAATAGGTTTAATGCTTACAATGCCGTTTACCGGAAAGCTGTTAAACAAGTACAGCAGCCGTTATATTATGCTGCTTGGAGCAGTTATGTTTAATGTGGCTTTGTCTTTGCCTGGTTTAGCCGCATTTGTCTGGCAGCTGGTAATTATACTTTTGTTTTTTGGAGCTTCGCGTAATATTTTCAATTTGTCAATCAATGCGCAGTCTCTTGAAGTGCAGAAACTCTATCCAAAATCGATTATTACCCGTTTTCATGCAGTTTGGAGTATTGCTGTTTTCTCTGGAGCCGGTTTAGGTTATGTAATGGTAACGCAGAAAATTGCTCCATCACATCATTTACTGGGAGTAAGTATTTTTATGCTGGCTCTTACAGCTTGTTTTTACCCAATGAGTATTCATAATGAACCTGTTCCGGTTAAAAAGAAGTTTTTCTCGATGCCGGAAAAGAATCTTATAAAGTTTGCCTTGATTTGTTTCGTGTCTATGGCCTGTGAAAATACGATGTATGACTGGAGCGGTATTTATTTTGAGAATATCTTAAAGGCTTCTCCAAAATTAACAAGTGCTGCTTTTGTGTTTTTTGCATCGGCAGTAACTTTAGGACGTATATTTGGCGATTATGGCGTAATGAAATTTGGAACTAAAAAAATCCTGCTTTACAGCGGAATTTTAATCACTGCTGGTTTTGGTCTTTGTTTTATCCTGCCGTATGCTTACCCAACTATTTTTGGTTATGTTTTAATAGGGTTTGGAGTTTCTTGTGTGGTGCCGCTGGTGTTTAGTATTGCCGGAAGATCTTCAAAATTAAGCAGCGGATCTGCTTTGACTTCTATATCTACAATTGGTTATCTTGGTTTTTTACTAGTACCGCCAATGGTTGGTTTTATATCAGAATATCTAAGTATGAAATGGGCGTTTTTGATTATGGCGCTTTTAGGAATTGTGATGATTTTTATGGTGAATAAGATAGGGGAGAATGAGTGA
- a CDS encoding DUF6265 family protein, translating to MFQKITLLTLVLAAVSCQKKESVEKDKIKIADWIIGNWENKSAEGILTENWQKLNDSTFNASSYYIKGKDTLHFETIVLAQKGETLTYFATVKGQNEDKAVAFASTAESDKQLVFENPKHDYPQKITYTKNADNTLTAEISGNLQGKPSSEKFVMTKIK from the coding sequence ATGTTCCAGAAAATTACTCTTTTAACGCTTGTATTAGCTGCTGTTTCTTGCCAGAAGAAAGAATCTGTTGAAAAAGATAAAATTAAAATCGCCGACTGGATTATCGGAAACTGGGAAAACAAATCGGCTGAAGGTATTTTAACTGAAAACTGGCAGAAACTAAACGACAGTACTTTTAATGCGTCTTCATATTACATAAAAGGAAAAGATACACTGCATTTTGAAACAATAGTTCTGGCTCAAAAAGGCGAAACCCTAACCTATTTTGCAACCGTAAAAGGACAAAATGAAGATAAAGCCGTTGCTTTTGCATCAACCGCAGAATCTGACAAACAATTGGTTTTTGAAAATCCAAAACACGATTATCCGCAAAAAATCACTTATACCAAAAACGCTGATAATACTTTAACTGCTGAAATCTCTGGAAATTTACAAGGAAAACCTAGTTCAGAAAAGTTTGTAATGACAAAAATAAAGTAA
- a CDS encoding YqaE/Pmp3 family membrane protein — MMTLIAIFFPFASFFLRGKILTSILCLILQITLIGWIPAAIWAVISLQNSRADKRNEKLIKVMKTKS, encoded by the coding sequence ATGATGACCCTAATTGCGATTTTCTTTCCCTTTGCTTCTTTCTTTTTGAGAGGAAAAATATTAACTTCAATTCTTTGTCTAATCCTGCAAATAACTTTAATTGGCTGGATTCCTGCTGCAATTTGGGCTGTTATTTCTTTGCAGAATTCAAGAGCAGATAAGCGTAATGAGAAATTAATAAAAGTGATGAAAACGAAATCTTAA